In the genome of Spirochaetia bacterium, one region contains:
- a CDS encoding sugar transferase → MVKRLFDIILSGIGLIILSPFLLVIACIITITSPGGVFFRGVRVGKNGRLFRIFKFRSMIPDCEGKGRWNVGDKDPRITKIGHFLRKSKLDELPQLINVFIGDMSLVGPRPELQYYVDMYTEKEKRILCRRPGITDWASLVNISQYKAFTEVNDPDKYYLNYIRPIKLKLQLYYVDHHSLYEDLEILILTVWNIISHSHKCPKRIINLVDSVAQGKNNE, encoded by the coding sequence ATGGTAAAAAGATTATTTGATATTATTTTGAGTGGAATAGGCCTTATTATACTTTCTCCTTTCTTGTTAGTTATTGCCTGCATTATAACTATAACTTCCCCTGGTGGTGTTTTTTTTCGAGGAGTTAGAGTTGGAAAGAATGGCAGATTGTTTCGAATTTTTAAATTTCGTTCTATGATACCTGATTGTGAAGGAAAAGGAAGATGGAATGTTGGGGATAAGGATCCTCGAATAACAAAAATTGGTCATTTTCTTCGAAAATCAAAATTAGATGAACTTCCTCAACTTATAAATGTTTTTATCGGTGATATGAGTTTAGTCGGGCCAAGGCCAGAATTGCAATACTATGTTGATATGTACACTGAAAAAGAAAAACGAATTTTATGTAGACGTCCTGGTATTACTGATTGGGCTTCTCTTGTAAATATTTCACAATATAAGGCATTTACTGAAGTTAATGATCCAGATAAATATTACTTAAATTATATTCGTCCAATAAAACTTAAGCTTCAACTTTATTATGTGGATCATCATTCCTTGTATGAAGATTTGGAAATTCTTATTTTAACTGTATGGAATATTATTTCACATTCACATAAATGTCCAAAACGGATTATCAATTTAGTTGATTCTGTGGCACAAGGAAAGAATAATGAATAG